The following coding sequences are from one Diprion similis isolate iyDipSimi1 chromosome 9, iyDipSimi1.1, whole genome shotgun sequence window:
- the LOC124410268 gene encoding trypsin-7-like gives MKSSLISAATFALIWVSLVEAEPSNPEANGRRVIRASVEITETPYITQIRKADGSLICTGAILNFLYILTTASCVNGYEAQDLTVVVGSASFHGETSYSLRNILSHEDFVPIDGHRLNDIAMLKLASYLRYNSAVRPIPIPDIHETEIGQEGSTAVASGWSASSMLKKIRQVINGVNECRRSYASLGVSVNDDYICATTDVSENDEHGNDGSSLVQDSKLIGLKSWWTSGFPDVYTRVAHYREWIEENNLA, from the exons atgaagtcgtcGCTGATATCCGCCGCCACCTTCGCCCTGATCTGGGTTTCACTTGTCGAAG CCGAACCATCGAACCCTGAAGCCAATGGCCGACGAGTGATCCGTGCGTCAGTAGAAATTACAGAAACGCCGTACATT ACTCAAATTCGAAAAGCTGATGGCAGTTTAATCTGCACTGGAGCCATTCTCAACTTTCTCTACATCCTAACGACGGCCAGCTGCGTAAACGG ATACGAAGCGCAGGATCTAACCGTCGTTGTTGGCTCGGCTAGTTTTCATGGCGAGACTTCTTATTCTCTCAGAAATATTCTCAGTCACGAAGATTTCGTTCCGATTGACGGGCATCGTCTCAACGACATCGCAATGCTCAAG TTGGCCAGTTATCTCAGGTACAACTCAGCCGTTCGTCCAATTCCAATCCCTGATATACACGAGACCGAAATTGGCCAGGAAGGCTCGACTGCCGTGGCGTCTGGATGG AGTGCTTCCAGcatgctgaaaaaaatcaggcaAGTCATAAACGGCGTCAACGAATGTCGACGATCTTACGCATCTCTTGGGGTATCGGTGAACGACGATTACATTTGCGCAACAACCGacgtctccgaaaatgacgagCAT GGCAACGACGGTTCTTCTTTGGTCCAGGATTCAAAATTAATCGGTCTCAAGTCTTGGTGGACTTCTGGATTCCCTGACGTTTACACTCGAGTGGCTCATTACCGTGAATGGATCGAGGAAAACAATCTCGCATAA
- the LOC124410602 gene encoding meiosis-specific nuclear structural protein 1-like has protein sequence MEGVKKNGKGAKRYARVGDIRDSNKDLRQLEAALREAYVAKELRAQLCEAEAERLGERARDRAQGEALRRVAEEAARASEATARIEKSVRIGYGLELREAAAERERKRIASHELELRECRILAEVSRAVEEAREADKIAAKLELAQRTARELRVFTEIKEIRRSQEAEAAAVERLRELEYVAEVERRTEALRMARDERELARATVIEAVAKGLLEARDRKLEREELLADLVAEERWLLEEARLREEKQRRKRAREEAAVELERHRVIVEERRLRHAIEEEEFAAAVMRRVMEDNRVQRLTAEARRRIQIEYRRGLELVIEERRARRAQEVLRLQEELRLERARNAAIEKGVKEMRRMLLNRHAGNVAEFIAAGALSSDERAVVAAIIDTRPKDGAQKSGVRAD, from the coding sequence ATGGAGGGTGtaaagaaaaacggaaaaggCGCTAAGCGTTACGCGCGCGTCGGCGATATTCGTGATTCTAACAAGGACCTGAGGCAGTTGGAGGCGGCACTGCGCGAGGCGTACGTGGCGAAGGAGTTGCGAGCTCAACTCTGCGAGGCGGAGGCTGAGCGACTCGGGGAGCGAGCTCGAGATCGAGCTCAAGGTGAGGCGCTACGGCGGGTCGCTGAGGAGGCGGCGAGGGCGTCGGAGGCGACAGCGAGGATCGAGAAATCGGTGAGAATTGGCTACGGGCTTGAGCTACGCGAGGCGGCGGCTGAGAGGGAGCGAAAGAGAATCGCGAGCCACGAGCTCGAGCTCAGGGAGTGCCGGATACTCGCGGAGGTTTCACGGGCCGTGGAGGAGGCTCGGGAGGCGGACAAAATTGCGGCGAAGCTCGAGCTCGCCCAGAGAACAGCGCGCGAGCTACGTGTGTTCACTGAAATTAAAGAGATCCGCCGCAGTCAGGAGGCGGAGGCTGCAGCTGTGGAGCGACTCAGAGAGCTCGAGTACGTAGCGGAGGTTGAACGGAGGACCGAGGCGCTTCGCATGGCCAGAGATGAGCGCGAGCTCGCGCGAGCCACGGTTATTGAGGCCGTTGCAAAGGGCCTATTGGAGGCGCGTGACCGGAAGTTGGAGCGGGAAGAGCTTCTGGCGGATCTTGTTGCCGAGGAGCGGTGGCTCTTGGAGGAGGCGAGGCTCCGCGAGGAAAAACAAAGGCGCAAGAGGGCCAGGGAGGAGGCTGCGGTTGAGCTCGAACGGCATCGCGTCATCGTCGAAGAACGGAGACTGCGCCACGCGATCGAGGAGGAGGaatttgctgctgctgttatGCGTCGAGTCATGGAGGACAACAGGGTTCAGAGACTCACCGCTGAGGCTAGGAGACGAATCCAGATCGAGTATCGGCGCGGTCTTGAGCTCGTCATCGAAGAGCGTAGAGCCAGGCGAGCTCAGGAGGTGCTCAGGCTTCAAGAAGAACTTCGACTAGAAAGGGCGCGCAATGCTGCCATTGAGAAAGGCGTCAAGGAAATGCGTCGGATGCTGCTTAATcgtcacgccggaaacgttgcCGAGTTTATTGCCGCCGGAGCGTTGAGCTCGGATGAACGCGCCGTCGTCGCCGCGATCATTGACACTCGCCCAAAAGACGGAGCTCAGAAGTCTGGAGTTCGAGCTGATTGA
- the LOC124410597 gene encoding probable cytochrome P450 6a13 has protein sequence MFFEIAINLGLVLVGLATIVYILIRRQFTYWERKGVPYVKAESYLGTYADVINKKKSTPELLQEVFGKLKGERFGGVWEILSPRLFLVDPDVLRDIMVKNFDSWTSRGMTFNPEVDPLSQHVALLDGKMWKGVRTKLTPTFTSARLKHMHYLLLECAKDLEKYLDTVVGKNEPFEAREVSAKFTTDVIGSCVFGIQMNSLSDEDAAFRKMGRRITDSVSLKTRLTLMVQASSPWLFKKLKLSLTQPDIEEFFLRIVREAFEYREKNNVQRHDFIDLLRNLKNTDQQLGEDDVVFDDKLLTAQAYVFFGAGFETSSTTIGYALHELAVHQDIQDRLRKEIREMKAANKGEITWDGLQGMKYLDKVFQETIRKYPVIPQIERVSVKPYQLPGTNVVLPPESKCLIPIYAFHHNPEFFPDPEKFDPERFTEEAKANRRPYTYIPFGGGPRNCIGSRFAEQQSKIGIVKVIDKFKLSLCEKSQNPLKFKLGARFLYPERGVWIKAARIGADDK, from the exons ATGTTTTTCGAGATCGCAATTAACCTGGGACTAGTGTTGGTCGGTTTGGCGACGATTGTTTACATTTTAATTCGCCGACAGTTTACTTACTGGGAAAGAAAAGGGGTGCCGTATGTAAAGGCGGAATCCTATCTCGGCACCTATGCCGACGTCATCAACAAGAAGAAATCAACGCCTGAACTGCTCCAAGAAGTGTTTGGCAAGTTAAAAGGAGAGAGATTCGGCGGTGTATGGGAAATTCTTTCACCGAGATTGTTCCTCGTCGATCCAGATGTACTTCGGGACATAATGGTGAAGAATTTCGACTCCTGGACCAGCCGCGGGATGACCTTCAATCCAGAGGTGGATCCGCTCTCCCAGCATGTAGCCTTGCTCGATGGAAAGATGTGGAAGGGAGTGAGGACGAAGCTGACCCCCACCTTCACTTCAGCGAGACTGAAGCACATGCATTACCTACTTTTGGAGTGCGCAAAGGATTTGGAGAAATACCTTGATACGGTGGTTGGGAAAAATGAACCCTTCGAGGCCAGGGAAGTCAGCGCCAAGTTCACCACGGACGTAATTGGCTCCTGTGTATTTGGGATTCAAATGAATTCGCTGAGTGACGAAGATGCAGCTTTTCGTAAGATGGGAAGGAGGATCACTGACAGCGTTTCACTCAAGACGCGATTAACGCTTATGGTTCAGGCCAGTTCTCCGTGGTTGTTCAAGAAATTGAAGCTCTCCCTGACACAACCGGACATCGAAGAGTTCTTCCTTAGAATCGTGAGAGAAGCCTTCGAATACCGAGAGAAGAACAACGTGCAGAGGCACGACTTCATAGACCTTCTGAGGAACCTTAAAAACACAGACCAACAGCTGGGCGAGGATGACGTAG TGTTCGACGACAAACTCCTGACAGCCCAAGCGTACGTCTTTTTCGGAGCTGGTTTTGAAACGAGCTCCACGACGATTGGATACGCCCTTCACGAGCTGGCTGTTCACCAAGATATTCAAGATCGTCTCAGGAAAGAAATTCGCGAGATGAAAGCCGCCAACAAGGGAGAAATTACCTGGGATGGTTTGCAGGGCATGAAATATTTAGACAAAGTATTTCAAG AAACAATAAGGAAGTATCCAGTCATTCCGCAAATCGAACGAGTCTCAGTTAAGCCCTACCAACTCCCAGGGACGAACGTGGTGCTACCACCAGAATCAAAGTGCCTCATCCCCATCTACGCTTTCCACCACAACCCGGAATTTTTCCCCGACCCGGAGAAATTCGACCCAGAGAGATTCACCGAGGAAGCCAAGGCTAACCGACGTCCCTACACTTACATACCCTTCGGTGGTGGGCCCAGAAATTGTATAG GTTCTCGGTTTGCCGAGCAACAGTCGAAAATCGGTATTGTCAAGGTGATTGACAAGTTTAAGCTTTCCTTGTGCGAGAAGTCGCAGAATCCACTTAAGTTCAAACTTGGCGCACGATTCCTCTACCCGGAACGCGGAGTTTGGATCAAAGCAGCTCGCATTGGTGCAGACGATAAGTGA
- the LOC124410596 gene encoding probable cytochrome P450 6a13, whose translation MFLQFLINLGLVLIGLASVAYILIHRQYTYWERKGVTYIKPESYLGTYADAVSKKKPLAEVVSELYVKFKGESFGGVWELFSPRLFLVTPDMVRDIMVKNFDAWSNRGLTSNPEVDPLSQHIAMLDGKKWKVVRTKLTPTFTSARLKQMHYLVLECAKNLEKYLDTVVQKNEPIEAREVGAKYTTDVIGSCVFGIQMNSLNDEDAEFRKMGRKMGNQGNYWGRFVHLLQGSSPWLFHKLKLSLTPPDVEEFFLRITREAFEYRQKNNVLRHDFIDLLRNLKNTDQKLSEDDVVFDDKLLAAQAFVFFGAGFETSATTIGYVMHELAVHQDIQDRLRKELREMKAANNDEISFDGLQGMKYLDMVFQETLRKHPIVPQLERVSVRPYELPGTNVVLPVGSKCIIPIYALHHDPEFWPNPSKFDPERFSEEGRAQQTPYTFMPFSTGPRTCIGSRFAEQQSKVGILTIIDKFRVILCEKSQNPLKYKNGAGVFLVPEGGFWIKMTPLGANDK comes from the exons ATGTTTCTTCAGTTTCTAATTAATCTTGGGCTCGTGTTAATCGGCCTAGCGTCGGTCGCTTATATATTAATTCATCGACAGTATACTTATTGGGAAAGAAAAGGCGTGACGTATATAAAGCCTGAGTCCTATTTAGGCACTTATGCTGATGCCGTTAGCAAGAAGAAGCCCTTAGCTGAAGTGGTCAGCGAACTGTACGTCAAGTTTAAAGGAGAGAGTTTCGGTGGTGTTTGGGAACTCTTTTCGCCGAGATTGTTCCTCGTCACGCCGGACATGGTTAGAGACATAATGGTAAAGAATTTCGACGCTTGGTCCAACCGTGGGTTGACCTCGAATCCGGAGGTGGATCCTCTCTCCCAGCACATTGCCATGCTCGATGGTAAAAAGTGGAAGGTAGTGAGAACGAAGCTGACCCCCACCTTTACCTCGGCGAGACTGAAGCAGATGCATTATCTTGTTTTGGAGTGCGCGAAGAACTTGGAGAAGTACCTTGATACGGTGGTTCAGAAAAATGAGCCCATCGAGGCCAGGGAGGTTGGCGCCAAGTACACCACTGACGTAATTGGCTCATGTGTATTTGGGATCCAAATGAATTCGTTGAACGACGAGGACGCAGAATTTCGTAAGATGGGAAGGAAGATGGGTAATCAAGGTAACTACTGGGGTCGTTTCGTGCATCTGCTTCAGGGCAGTTCTCCGTGGTTGTTCCACAAATTGAAGCTTTCCCTGACACCACCGGACGTCGAAGAGTTCTTCCTTAGAATCACGAGGGAAGCCTTTGAATACCGACAGAAGAACAACGTGCTGAGGCACGACTTCATAGACCTTCTGAGGAACCTCAAAAACACAGACCAAAAGCTGAGCGAGGATGACGTAG TGTTTGATGACAAACTCCTTGCCGCCCAAGCGTTCGTTTTCTTCGGAGCCGGTTTTGAGACTAGCGCCACGACCATTGGATACGTCATGCACGAGCTGGCCGTTCACCAAGATATTCAAGACCGTCTTCGCAAGGAACTACGCGAGATGAAAGCCGCCAATAATGATGAAATCAGCTTCGACGGTTTGCAGGGCATGAAATACTTGGACATGGTGTTTCAAG AAACGTTAAGGAAACATCCTATCGTTCCGCAACTCGAACGAGTCTCAGTGAGGCCCTACGAACTCCCAGGAACAAACGTGGTATTACCGGTAGGATCAAAGTGCATCATACCCATCTACGCCCTCCACCATGACCCAGAATTCTGGCCTAACCCAAGTAAATTCGACCCAGAAAGATTCAGCGAGGAAGGCAGGGCTCAACAGACTCCCTACACGTTCATGCCCTTCAGTACCGGACCCAGAACTTGCATAG GCTCAAGGTTTGCCGAGCAACAATCGAAAGTCGGAATCCTCACGATCATTGACAAGTTCAGGGTTATTCTGTGCGAAAAGTCGCAAAATCCACTCAAGTACAAAAATGGTGCCGGAGTATTTCTCGTCCCAGAAGGCGGATTTTGGATCAAGATGACTCCCCTTGGTGCAAACGACAAGTGA
- the LOC124410599 gene encoding probable cytochrome P450 6a13, protein MFLQIASYLVLALIAVVTVVYMLIQRQFTHWERKGIPYVKPESYLGTYADIVRSKKSVAELLTELWGKIKADRFGGIWELFSPRLFIADADLLRDIMTKNFDSWTSRGLPINPEVDPLSQHVVMLEGKMWKGVRAKLTPTFTSARLKQMHYLLLECAKDLEKYLDSLAQRNESFEAREVSAKFTTDVIGSCVFGIRMNSLGDEDAAFRKMGKRIVETTLRSRFALLMQSSSPWLFKKLKLSLTPPDVEKFFIKITKEAFDYREKNNVQRHDFIDLLRKLKNVDQPRGEDEIVFDDALLAAQAFVFFGAGFETSSTTIGYALHELAVHQDIQDRLRGELREMKVANNGEITWDGLHHMKYLDMVFQETLRKYPPIPQVGRVSVKPYQIPGTDIVLPTGSKCIVPIYAVHHNPEYWPNPEKFIPERFTEEAKAHRQPYTFLPFGGGPRNCIGARFAEQQSKLGIITAIDKFKLSLCEKSQNPIQYKKGARFLHAEHGVWVKATRLGADDN, encoded by the exons ATGTTTCTCCAGATCGCAAGTTACCTGGTGCTCGCGTTGATCGCCGTTGTGACTGTAGTGTACATGTTAATTCAACGACAGTTTACTCACTGGGAAAGGAAAGGCATACCGTATGTGAAACCTGAATCCTACTTGGGTACCTATGCTGACATTGTAAGGAGCAAGAAGTCCGTGGCTGAATTGCTCACAGAACTAtggggaaaaataaaagctGATAGATTTGGCGGTATCTGGGAACTCTTTTCGCCGAGATTGTTTATCGCCGATGCAGACCTACTTCGGGATATAATGACGAAGAATTTCGACTCCTGGACCAGCCGTGGACTGCCAATAAATCCAGAGGTGGATCCACTTTCTCAGCATGTAGTAATGCTCGAAGGGAAGATGTGGAAGGGAGTAAGGGCGAAGCTGACCCCCACCTTCACGTCGGCGAGACTGAAGCAAATGCATTACCTTCTCCTGGAGTGTGCAAAGGACTTGGAAAAATACCTGGACTCGCTGGCTCAGAGAAACGAGTCCTTCGAGGCCAGGGAGGTCAGTGCCAAGTTCACCACGGACGTAATTGGATCGTGTGTATTTGGAATCCGAATGAACTCGTTGGGCGACGAAGATGCAGCCTTTCGTAAGATGGGGAAGAGGATTGTAGAGACTACACTCCGGTCACGCTTCGCGCTGCTGATGCAGAGCAGTTCTCCATGGTtgttcaagaaattgaaactttCCTTAACGCCACCGGAtgtggaaaagtttttcatcaaaatcacAAAGGAGGCCTTTGACTATCGAGAGAAAAACAACGTGCAGAGGCACGACTTTATAGATCTTCTGAGGAAACTCAAAAACGTGGACCAGCCACGTGGCGAGGACGAAATAG TATTCGATGACGCTCTTCTAGCTGCCCAAGCGTTCGTTTTTTTCGGAGCCGGTTTTGAGACGAGCTCCACGACGATTGGATACGCCCTTCACGAGCTGGCTGTTCACCAGGATATTCAAGATCGTCTTCGGGGAGAATTGCGCGAGATGAAAGTCGCTAATAATGGTGAAATCACCTGGGATGGTCTGCATCATATGAAGTACCTTGACATGGTGTTTCAAG AAACATTGAGGAAATATCCACCAATTCCGCAAGTTGGCCGAGTCTCAGTAAAGCCCTACCAAATCCCTGGAACAGACATCGTGCTACCAACGGGGTCGAAGTGCATAGTTCCCATATACGCCGTCCACCACAACCCAGAATACTGGCCTAACCCAGAGAAATTCATCCCTGAGCGGTTCACCGAGGAAGCAAAGGCTCATCGACAACCTTACACTTTCCTACCCTTTGGTGGTGGGCCCAGGAATTGTATAG GTGCGCGATTCGCGGAGCAACAGTCGAAACTTGGTATAATCACTGCGATCGACAAGTTTAAGCTCTCCCTCTGTGAGAAGTCCCAAAATCCAATTCAATACAAAAAAGGCGCACGTTTCCTTCATGCGGAGCATGGAGTTTGGGTCAAAGCAACTCGCCTTGGTGCTGACGATAATTGA